The Anomaloglossus baeobatrachus isolate aAnoBae1 chromosome 5, aAnoBae1.hap1, whole genome shotgun sequence genome includes the window acccattgacgagTGCAGTCGCATATTCTGACATTTTTTCATCAGTCTCATTTGAGCTGAGGAGAAGCTGGAAGATCTGTGCGGCCTCCATAACTAACACCGGAGCAAGAGCAAGAATAACACACACTGACCGCAGCCATCAGATCCATGCACAGAACAACACGCAaaactgctgtatctaatcctctcctgtgtgatactgtctgctgagccgtatatctaatcctctcctgtgtgatactgtctgctgagctgtgtatctaatcctatcctgtgtgatactgtctgctgagctgtgcatctaatcctctcctgtgtgatactgtctgctgagccgtgtatctaatcctctcgtgtgtgatactgtctgctgagccgtgtatctaatcctctcctgtgtgatactgtctgctgagccgtgtatctaatcctctcctgtgtgatactgtctgctgagccgtgtatctaatcctctcctgtgtgatactgtctactgagccgtgtatctaatcctatcctgtgtgatactgtctactgagctgtgtatctaatcctctcctgtgtgatactgtcttctgagctgtgtatctaatcctctcttgtgtgatactgtctgctgagctgtgtatctaatcctattctgtgtgatactgtctgctgagctgtgtatctaatcctatcctgtgtgatactgtctgctgagccgtgtatttaatcctctcctgtgtgatactgtctgctgagctgtgtatctaatcctatcctgtgtgatactgtctgctgagccgtgtatttaatcctctcctgtgtgatactgtcttctgagctgtatatctaatcctctcctgtgtgatactgtctgctgagctgtgtatcttatcctctcctgtgtgatactgtctgctgaactgtgtatctaatcctctcctgtgtgatactgtctgctgagctgtgtatctaatcctctcctgtgtgatactgtctgctgaactgtgtatctaatcctctcctgtgtgatactgtctgctgagctgtgtatctaatcctctcctgtgtgatactgtctgctgagctgtgtatctaatcctctcctatgtgatactgtctgctgagcactgTATCTAAtcctcgtgtgatactgtctgctgagctgtgtatctaatcctctcctgtgtgatactgtctgctgagcactgtatctaatcctctcctgtctgatactgtatgctgagctgtctatctaatcctctcctgtgtgatactgtctgctgagccgtgtatctaatctgctcctgtgtgatactgtctgctgagctgtgtatctaatcctctcctgtgtgatactgtctgctgagctgtgtatctaatcctctcctgtgtgatactgtctgctgagctgtgtatctaatcctctcctgtgtgatactgtctgctgagctgtgtatctaatcctcctatgtgatactgtctgctgagctgtgtatctaatcctctcctgtgtgatactgtctgctgagccgtgtatctaatcctctcctgtgtgatactgtctgctgagctgtgtatctaatcctctcctgtgtgatactgtctgctgagctgtgtatctaatcctctcctgtgtgatactgtctgctgagctgtgtatctaatcctgtcctgtgtgatactgtctgctgagctgtgtatctaatcctctcctgtgtgatactgtctgctgagctgtgtatctaatcctgtcctgtgtgatactgtctgctgagctgtgtatctaatcctgtcctgtgtgatactgtctgctgagctgtgtatctaatcctctcctgtgtgatactgtctgctgagctgtgtatctaatcctgtcctgtgtgatactgtctgctgagctgtgtatctaatcctctcctgtgtgatactgtctgctgagctgtgtatctaatcctctcctgtgtgatactgtatgctgagctgtgtatctaatccttctgtgtgatactgtctgctgagctgtgtatctaatcctctcctttgtgatactgtcttctgagctgtgtatctaatcctctcctgtgtgatactgtctgctgagctgtgtatctaatcctctcctgtatgatactgtctgctgagctgtgtatctaatcctccccggaGTGCACACGGTTAAGCTGCGGTTCCGCCTCTGGTGTAATCAGCCTCCTGTGCAGCTCATTACAGCAGAGACTTTAGACTCTTCTCTGCCTGGAGAGCAGCAGAGATTCCCTGGAAATCACAGGGGAAGAGGAGGCTGTGACCGGCTCTGTGCAGAGGCCGGCCGGGAGGAGGCTGTGACCGGCTCTGTGCAGCTGGTGGCTGGGAGGAGGCTGTGGCCGGGAAGAGGAGGCTGTGACCTGCTCTGTGCAGAGGCCGGCCGGGAGGAGGCTGCAGGCTACTTCCTGGTTCTTCTTCCTAGCTTCAGTGATGGCGTCGGCCCCAGGGACCTCCGTCTGCTCCATCTGCCTGACCCTGTACACAGATGCAGTCACTATGGAGCACAACTTCTGCCCCAAGTGCATCGATCGAGTGCTGACCACAGAGGAGGGGTCTGAAGTCAACTCCGCTCCTGAATACAAGGAAGAACCTGAGGAAAGTCCTTCCATGAAGAGCGCAGCTCTGGAGAACATCAACCTGCACCTGATGTCTGCTCTGGAGGAGCCGCCGGTCATTCCTTGTTCATACTGCATTCATTCCTGCGCTCCTGCTGTGAAAACCTGCCTGAATTGTGAGGCCTTCTTGTGTGATGACCACCTGCGAGTCCACATCAAGTCTCCAGAACATGTCTTAACTGCGCCCTCCGCCCTCTTGGAGGAGCAAAAGTGTTCCATCCACAAGAAGATCCTGGAGTATTACTGCCACGATGAGGAGAGTTGTATCTGTGTGTACTGCCTGGCTGAGACGCACAGGACGCACCGGCTGGAGCCACTACACGAGGCCACCGAGAAGAAGAAGGAGAGGCTAAAACGTGTCCTCCAAACACTGGACGCCAAGAGAGGAAAGGTCGACCAAGACATCCAGAATTTACTGACACGGAAGGACGAGATCCCCGACAAAGCCACCAGTCTCACAGAGAGCGTGACAGCAGTCTTCTCTGAGATCAGGAGACAGCTGGAGGATCTGGAGTGCAAAGTCTtgagtgagatctccaggcagCAGGAGCAGGCGTTGGCCTCCATCTCCGACCTGATCCGGCAGCTGGAGATACGGAAGGAAGagttgtccataaagatccatcacAGTGAAAAGCTTCTCAGCTCCACCGATGCAGTaaccatcctaaaaagccaggtGCTGGACTTCTGCGATGTCGAAGAGAAAAATGACCAAGAACTCCACAACGCTGGGAGTCTGGACCATTTCCTCATGGCTCTGATCTTATTTGATGGTCTAGGCGACATTATGACCAAAGCAAAGGAGGACTTTTACCCAATCGAGTCTCCGGAGATATTACTGGATAAATCCACGGCTGCCAATAACGTGGCCGTTACTGAGGACCTGACATCCGCAATGTGGTCGGTGGTGAGTCAACGCCGGAGGGAAACACCCCGGAGATTCCAACAATATCAAGTTTTCAGCATCCAGGGAATTGattcaggacgacattactgggaagTGGAGGCCAGCGTCGCGGAATACTGGATGGTGGGTATGGCGTATCCCAGTATGGACACCAAAGGGGACCAGTCATGGATTGGGAACAATAAGAAGTCCTGGTGCTTCTGTCGATGGCATGACGAGTACTCTGTACGACACGACGGTAAAGACGTACAGCTCTTTCCCAGTGTGTCATCTAACCACTATGGGGTACACGTGGACTACGACGCCGGCCGACTGTCCTTCTacgagctgtgtgaccccatcagacacttacacacttTCTATGTAAACTTCTCCGAGCCCCTGAACGCTGCATTCTGGGTCAATGATAACGGGTGGATAAAGATCAGGCGATCGTGAGGGGTCTGGTTAATATCCATCGTGGGGCATCATTGAC containing:
- the LOC142312513 gene encoding E3 ubiquitin/ISG15 ligase TRIM25-like, whose product is MASAPGTSVCSICLTLYTDAVTMEHNFCPKCIDRVLTTEEGSEVNSAPEYKEEPEESPSMKSAALENINLHLMSALEEPPVIPCSYCIHSCAPAVKTCLNCEAFLCDDHLRVHIKSPEHVLTAPSALLEEQKCSIHKKILEYYCHDEESCICVYCLAETHRTHRLEPLHEATEKKKERLKRVLQTLDAKRGKVDQDIQNLLTRKDEIPDKATSLTESVTAVFSEIRRQLEDLECKVLSEISRQQEQALASISDLIRQLEIRKEELSIKIHHSEKLLSSTDAVTILKSQVLDFCDVEEKNDQELHNAGSLDHFLMALILFDGLGDIMTKAKEDFYPIESPEILLDKSTAANNVAVTEDLTSAMWSVVSQRRRETPRRFQQYQVFSIQGIDSGRHYWEVEASVAEYWMVGMAYPSMDTKGDQSWIGNNKKSWCFCRWHDEYSVRHDGKDVQLFPSVSSNHYGVHVDYDAGRLSFYELCDPIRHLHTFYVNFSEPLNAAFWVNDNGWIKIRRS